A part of Desulfofalx alkaliphila DSM 12257 genomic DNA contains:
- the serA gene encoding phosphoglycerate dehydrogenase codes for MKVLALDGVSEKGLAALYEIPDITVDIIKDKMTEEELIKIIGDYDAMIVRSATKVTPNLLEHATKLKVVGRAGVGVDNIDLKAATNKGVIVVNAPDGNTIAAAEHTIAMMLALARKIPAATAKLREGVWDRKSFLGVELRNKVLGVIGMGRIGSAVAKRAMAMDMKILAYDPYISDKSAADKGLELVTLDEIYKEADFITMHMPLTKETRHMIDADAIAKMKDGVRIINCARGGIIDEEALYEGLKSGKVAGAALDVFEKEPNTDSPLYQFENFIATPHLGASTIEAQVNVAVDVAKEIADYLQGNMVRNAVNIPSLTPKLLAKVRPFLDLGEKLGKFQAQLLTGRIKSVEVVYGGEVAKYDVTPITTMFLKGLLDPILQETVNFVNASVVARDRGIRVIQTTQDQDQNYSNLMTVKVTTDQTERLLSGTLFLNNDPRVVDIDGYRIDAVPQGNMLVIPHIDRPGIIGKVGTVLGEHNINIAGMQVGRKEQGGSAVMVLAVDTATCEATIKQIADIDGILDVKLVSIEN; via the coding sequence TTGAAGGTATTGGCCTTAGACGGAGTTTCGGAAAAGGGTCTGGCGGCTCTCTATGAAATTCCCGATATAACCGTTGATATTATAAAGGACAAAATGACTGAAGAAGAGTTAATTAAAATTATCGGTGATTATGATGCCATGATTGTGCGCAGCGCCACCAAGGTAACACCAAATTTGCTGGAGCATGCCACTAAACTGAAGGTGGTCGGCAGGGCAGGTGTTGGGGTTGATAATATTGATTTAAAGGCAGCCACCAACAAGGGTGTCATTGTGGTTAACGCCCCTGACGGGAACACCATTGCAGCGGCAGAACATACCATAGCCATGATGCTGGCCTTGGCCAGAAAAATACCCGCTGCCACTGCTAAATTAAGAGAAGGTGTTTGGGACAGAAAGTCCTTTTTAGGTGTAGAATTGCGCAACAAGGTGCTGGGTGTAATTGGCATGGGCCGCATTGGTTCAGCGGTGGCTAAAAGGGCAATGGCAATGGATATGAAAATATTGGCCTATGACCCTTACATTTCTGATAAAAGTGCCGCAGACAAGGGATTGGAACTGGTGACCTTGGATGAAATCTATAAAGAAGCTGATTTCATAACAATGCATATGCCTTTAACTAAAGAAACCCGCCATATGATTGATGCCGATGCAATTGCTAAGATGAAAGACGGGGTAAGAATAATAAACTGTGCCCGGGGCGGCATCATTGATGAAGAGGCCCTTTATGAAGGATTAAAATCCGGCAAGGTGGCGGGGGCAGCATTGGATGTTTTTGAAAAGGAACCCAACACAGACAGTCCCCTGTATCAATTTGAAAACTTCATTGCCACCCCTCACCTGGGAGCTTCAACCATAGAAGCACAGGTTAACGTGGCGGTGGATGTTGCCAAAGAAATTGCCGACTACCTGCAAGGAAATATGGTTAGAAATGCCGTTAATATTCCTTCCCTGACACCAAAATTGCTGGCTAAGGTGCGTCCTTTCCTTGATTTAGGGGAAAAACTGGGCAAGTTCCAGGCACAGTTATTAACCGGCCGCATTAAGAGTGTTGAAGTGGTTTACGGCGGTGAAGTTGCAAAATACGATGTTACTCCCATTACCACCATGTTCCTCAAGGGTTTATTAGATCCTATTTTGCAGGAAACGGTGAATTTCGTAAATGCCTCGGTGGTGGCCAGGGACAGGGGAATTCGGGTAATTCAAACTACCCAAGATCAGGATCAAAACTATAGCAATTTAATGACCGTTAAGGTTACCACCGATCAAACTGAGCGGTTATTGAGCGGAACCCTGTTCTTAAACAATGACCCGCGGGTGGTTGACATTGACGGCTACCGCATAGATGCCGTACCCCAGGGAAATATGTTGGTAATACCGCATATTGACAGGCCGGGTATCATTGGTAAGGTGGGCACCGTTCTTGGAGAACACAATATAAACATTGCCGGAATGCAGGTGGGCCGTAAGGAGCAAGGTGGATCGGCAGTGATGGTATTGGCGGTGGATACAGCCACCTGCGAAGCCACCATTAAGCAAATTGCCGATATAGACGGTATTTTAGATGTAAAATTAGTCAGCATTGAAAATTAG
- the serS gene encoding serine--tRNA ligase: MLDIKLVRSNPDMVREALENRAVNMSLDEFLNLDEKRREKLVEVEQLKNKRNVVSQEVGRLKKSGQPAEDLVQEMRQVSQSIKEIDEQIRAIEEQLQQIILNIPNIPHESVPIGANEDDNAEVRTWGKPKTFTFQPKPHWDIAEDLGIIDFERAGKVSGARFSFYKGLGARLERALINFMLDLHTGEHGYTEILPPFIVNADSMVGTGQLPKFAEDMFKLEGTNYYLIPTAEVPVTNLYRDEILPGEILPIYHCAYSACFRAEAGAAGRDTRGLIRQHQFNKVELVKFCKPDKSYEELEKLLQNAEQVLQLLGLPYRVVNLCTGDIGFSAAKTYDIEVWLPSFETYREISSCSNFEDFQARRANIKFRRERKSKPEFVHTLNGSGLAVGRTLAAILENYQEEDGSVTIPPVLQPYMGGTAKITGKR; encoded by the coding sequence ATGCTAGATATAAAACTGGTAAGGTCAAATCCGGATATGGTAAGAGAGGCACTGGAAAACCGTGCTGTTAACATGTCCCTTGATGAATTTTTAAATTTAGACGAAAAACGCCGGGAAAAACTGGTTGAAGTTGAGCAGCTCAAGAACAAGCGCAATGTGGTATCGCAAGAGGTGGGAAGGCTTAAAAAATCTGGCCAACCCGCTGAGGACCTGGTGCAAGAAATGAGGCAGGTATCCCAGTCTATCAAAGAAATTGATGAACAAATCAGAGCCATTGAGGAGCAGTTGCAGCAGATAATCCTCAATATACCTAATATTCCCCATGAAAGCGTACCCATTGGTGCCAATGAGGACGATAATGCGGAGGTCAGAACTTGGGGTAAACCAAAAACCTTTACCTTTCAACCGAAGCCGCACTGGGATATTGCAGAAGACCTGGGCATCATAGATTTTGAGCGGGCAGGCAAGGTTTCCGGGGCCAGATTTTCTTTTTATAAAGGCTTGGGTGCCCGGCTTGAAAGGGCATTGATAAACTTCATGTTGGATTTACATACCGGCGAACACGGCTATACCGAAATATTGCCTCCCTTTATAGTCAATGCCGACAGCATGGTGGGTACCGGGCAGCTCCCAAAGTTTGCCGAGGATATGTTTAAGCTGGAGGGTACCAATTATTATTTAATACCCACCGCTGAGGTGCCCGTCACAAACCTTTATCGTGACGAGATACTGCCGGGCGAGATACTGCCCATCTATCACTGTGCTTACAGTGCCTGCTTTAGGGCAGAGGCCGGGGCGGCAGGCCGCGACACCCGCGGTTTAATTAGGCAGCACCAATTTAACAAGGTTGAGTTAGTTAAATTTTGCAAACCGGATAAGTCTTACGAGGAATTAGAAAAACTACTGCAAAATGCGGAACAGGTGCTGCAGTTACTTGGCCTGCCCTACAGGGTAGTGAATCTATGCACCGGGGATATTGGTTTTTCCGCTGCCAAAACCTATGACATTGAAGTGTGGCTGCCCAGTTTTGAAACATACAGGGAAATATCCTCCTGCAGTAATTTTGAGGATTTCCAAGCCCGGAGGGCAAATATAAAGTTTAGACGGGAAAGAAAATCAAAACCGGAGTTTGTACACACCTTAAATGGCTCCGGCTTGGCTGTGGGCCGTACCTTGGCTGCCATTTTAGAAAACTACCAAGAGGAAGACGGCTCTGTTACCATACCGCCTGTTTTACAGCCCTACATGGGTGGCACAGCCAAAATTACTGGAAAGAGGTAG
- the tadA gene encoding tRNA adenosine(34) deaminase TadA, which produces MEHSLYMRQALAEAQKAYKVGEVPIGAVLVVDGQIIAAGHDLRELLKDASAHAEILVLREAAQRLGDWRLNDATLYVTVEPCAMCAGAIVQFRVGRLVYGAPNNKSGSVDSVMDIVRQPGFNHQVEVIAGVLEDECREIIRSFFKEKRKLK; this is translated from the coding sequence GTGGAACATAGTCTTTACATGCGCCAGGCCTTGGCAGAGGCTCAAAAGGCCTATAAGGTGGGCGAAGTACCCATAGGAGCTGTGCTCGTGGTTGACGGCCAGATAATAGCTGCCGGCCATGACCTTAGGGAGCTGTTAAAGGATGCATCTGCCCATGCTGAAATACTGGTGCTAAGGGAAGCTGCACAGCGTTTGGGAGATTGGAGACTAAACGATGCCACCTTATATGTAACCGTTGAACCCTGTGCCATGTGTGCCGGAGCCATTGTACAATTTAGGGTGGGCCGTTTAGTGTACGGCGCCCCAAACAACAAATCCGGTTCTGTGGACAGTGTAATGGATATTGTTAGGCAGCCGGGCTTTAATCATCAGGTTGAGGTAATAGCCGGAGTGCTGGAAGACGAGTGCAGAGAGATTATTCGTTCTTTTTTTAAAGAAAAACGCAAACTAAAATGA
- the dnaX gene encoding DNA polymerase III subunit gamma/tau yields the protein MAYRALYREYRPQRFADIVGQSHITRTLQNALDKGRINHAYLFCGPRGTGKTTTAKVLAKTLNCLKVVANEPCNQCDNCISTNEGSSVDVIEIDAASNRGIEDIRELRENVKFSPASGKYRVYIIDEVHMLTAEAFNALLKTLEEPPGHVIFILATTEPHKVPLTILSRCQRFDFRRIGVKDMLPRLKQVAEEIGLEVEDQALVLIARAAEGGLRDALGILDQGSVFGNDSITVDDVHKILGTVKEDVMSSMVDYLAKGKSADALLLVNELLQQGKDLRMFVKELNGYLRSIMLYLISNRLPEAGDVSNLKADAAKLEPIFISNCLEVLTRLEYDMKWSAQPVILLELALVKLTGAQPPPKAGAERQMPQRQEAPPDKEQRGQKEQTEEKEEKQEKQSELNEEKNQNEQTGDLSQEVKQSWGKILDYVKKIKPSVYGVFREAFFVEVKDKVLTIAFKPQHANFHKVRAEQGENKKIFEQALNEVLGGSWSLKIIVLENQEQEKPKTKGSEENPLVQKAVELFGEDKVEIK from the coding sequence ATGGCTTATCGCGCCCTATATCGGGAGTATCGCCCACAGCGATTTGCCGACATTGTTGGGCAATCACATATTACTCGCACCTTACAAAATGCCCTGGACAAGGGACGTATTAACCATGCCTATTTATTTTGCGGTCCCCGGGGAACCGGCAAAACCACCACTGCCAAGGTGTTGGCTAAAACCTTGAATTGTTTAAAGGTGGTGGCCAACGAACCCTGCAATCAATGTGACAACTGCATTTCAACAAATGAAGGTAGCTCCGTGGATGTCATAGAAATAGATGCTGCATCAAACCGCGGCATTGAAGACATTCGTGAACTGCGGGAAAATGTTAAATTTTCACCGGCCAGTGGCAAGTACCGTGTTTATATCATAGATGAAGTACATATGCTTACCGCCGAGGCCTTTAACGCCCTCTTAAAAACCCTTGAAGAACCGCCCGGCCATGTGATTTTCATATTGGCCACCACTGAACCCCATAAGGTTCCCTTAACCATCCTTTCCCGGTGCCAAAGATTTGATTTTCGACGCATAGGTGTTAAGGATATGCTGCCTCGACTTAAGCAGGTGGCTGAAGAAATCGGCTTAGAGGTTGAGGACCAGGCTTTAGTATTAATTGCAAGGGCTGCCGAGGGCGGCTTAAGGGATGCCTTGGGCATTTTGGATCAGGGCTCGGTCTTTGGCAATGATTCTATTACTGTGGACGATGTGCATAAGATATTAGGGACCGTTAAAGAAGACGTGATGAGCAGCATGGTGGATTACCTGGCAAAGGGCAAGTCGGCGGACGCCCTGCTCCTGGTTAATGAGCTTTTGCAGCAGGGTAAAGACCTTAGGATGTTTGTTAAAGAGTTAAATGGCTATTTAAGATCCATTATGCTTTATTTAATTTCTAACCGGCTGCCGGAGGCCGGGGATGTAAGCAATTTAAAGGCCGACGCCGCCAAGCTGGAGCCAATTTTTATATCAAATTGTCTGGAAGTGTTAACCCGTTTAGAGTATGATATGAAGTGGAGTGCTCAACCGGTAATTTTACTGGAATTGGCCCTAGTTAAGCTGACCGGTGCCCAGCCACCGCCAAAGGCCGGTGCAGAGCGGCAGATGCCCCAGCGGCAAGAGGCACCGCCGGACAAGGAACAAAGGGGGCAAAAAGAACAAACAGAAGAAAAGGAAGAAAAGCAAGAAAAGCAAAGTGAACTAAATGAAGAAAAAAATCAAAATGAACAAACCGGTGACCTTTCCCAAGAGGTAAAACAGAGCTGGGGAAAGATACTGGACTATGTGAAGAAAATAAAACCTTCTGTTTATGGCGTTTTTCGGGAGGCCTTTTTTGTTGAGGTAAAAGATAAGGTGCTGACCATTGCTTTTAAGCCCCAGCACGCAAACTTTCATAAGGTCCGTGCAGAGCAAGGTGAAAACAAAAAAATATTTGAGCAGGCTTTAAATGAAGTTCTGGGCGGATCCTGGTCATTAAAAATTATAGTTTTAGAAAATCAAGAACAAGAAAAACCTAAAACCAAGGGCTCAGAAGAAAACCCCTTAGTGCAGAAGGCTGTTGAACTCTTTGGTGAAGACAAGGTTGAAATCAAATAA
- a CDS encoding YbaB/EbfC family nucleoid-associated protein yields MMLGGGNMNKMMKQVQKMQQDMAKMQEELATRTVESTAGGGVVKVVANGRQELISIELKPEVVDPDDIEMLQDLILAATNDALRKSQDMVSAEMSKITGGLKVPGLF; encoded by the coding sequence ATGATGTTAGGTGGAGGAAACATGAATAAAATGATGAAACAAGTGCAAAAGATGCAGCAGGATATGGCTAAAATGCAGGAGGAGTTAGCCACCCGTACTGTGGAAAGCACAGCGGGCGGCGGGGTGGTAAAGGTAGTGGCCAACGGCAGGCAGGAATTGATTTCCATCGAATTAAAGCCGGAAGTTGTGGATCCCGATGATATTGAAATGTTGCAGGATTTAATCTTGGCGGCCACCAATGATGCTCTGCGCAAAAGCCAAGATATGGTTTCCGCTGAAATGAGTAAGATCACCGGCGGCCTAAAGGTGCCGGGTTTATTTTAA